The following coding sequences lie in one Arachis stenosperma cultivar V10309 chromosome 5, arast.V10309.gnm1.PFL2, whole genome shotgun sequence genomic window:
- the LOC130982582 gene encoding zinc transporter 1-like has protein sequence MFLPSRKSITISIIILLLNQTTTTLVSSKCTCDDNSNDNNNVSEALKYKLIAMTTTLVASIIGVCLPIMAKNYRYLNPENDFYFLVKSFAAGVILATGFIHILHDAFENLTNPCIGEKPWGLFPFSGFVAMLAAIGTLIMEALLTGYHKRSELMKAQPLEDEDEEVHHHHHGAGGGNVLNPALPSSNRLDSPEDSPDHLRNSIVSQILELAIVAHSIIVGVSLGVSQSPNTIKPLVAALSFHQCFEGMGLGACISQAQFKNYTVVIMVLFFCFTIPTGIGVGIGISKIYNEGSPKALIVEGILLSASAGILIYMALVDLLASDFMNPKMLRSLRLQLAAILALLVGVICMSLLVLWEGA, from the exons ATGTTCCTTCCATCAAGAAAATCCATAACCATATCCATCATTATCCTCCTCCTCAatcaaacaacaacaacattaGTCTCATCAAAATGCACTTGTGATGACAATTCAAATGACAACAATAATGTTTCTGAGGCACTAAAGTACAAACTAATAGCCATGACAACAACACTAGTTGCTAGCATAATTGGTGTGTGTCTTCCAATCATGGCGAAGAACTACAGATACCTTAACCCAGAGAATGATTTCTACTTCTTGGTGAAATCATTTGCTGCTGGTGTGATCCTAGCAACAGGGTTCATCCACATTCTTCATGATGCATTTGAGAATCTAACAAACCCTTGTATTGGTGAAAAGCCTTGGGGGTTGTTTCCGTTTTCTGGGTTTGTGGCAATGCTTGCAGCAATTGGGACACTCATCATGGAAGCTTTGCTTACTGGCTACCATAAAAGGTCTGAATTGATGAAAGCTCAGCCTCTGGAAGATGAGGATGAAGAAgttcatcatcaccatcatggTGCTGGTGGTGGTAACGTTCTTAACCCTGCTCTTCCGTCGTCAAACAGATTAGATTCGCCGGAAGATTCGCCCGATCATCTTCGAAATTCTATAGTCTCTCAG ATTTTGGAGTTAGCTATTGTTGCGCATTCAATCATTGTTGGAGTGTCTCTTGGGGTGTCCCAAAGTCCTAACACAATCAAGCCTCTGGTAGCTGCCTTGAGTTTTCATCAATGCTTTGAAGGCATGGGACTTGGTGCCTGCATTTCCCAG GcacaatttaaaaattatacagTTGTAATTATGGTACTATTCTTTTGCTTCACAATCCCAACCGGAATTGGGGTTGGTATTGGTATATCAAAAATCTACAATGAAGGCAGTCCAAAGGCTTTAATAGTTGAAGGGATTCTGCTATCAGCATCCGCAGGGATTCTAATTTACATGGCTCTTGTTGATCTTCTTGCTTCCGACTTTATGAACCCTAAAATGCTAAGGAGTCTTAGGCTCCAACTTGCTGCAATTCTTGCACTTCTTGTGGGAGTCATTTGTATGTCGCTCTTGGTCTTGTGGGAAGGAGCATAG
- the LOC130979708 gene encoding uncharacterized protein LOC130979708 has translation MSVIQKFFIASMFMWAVPVAILYGFNNNLFPGTDNLSPYSVTLVSGFLAVISVNVVIAFYIYLAMREPAEKHEPDPKFLAEAKASMKQPTTDAPQSSDSQKKEQ, from the exons ATGAGTGTGATTCAGAAGTTTTTCATTGCTTCAATGTTCATGTGGGCTGTCCCTGTTGCAATTCTGTATGGTTTTAACAATAATCTGTTTCCTG GAACAGACAATTTGTCCCCTTACTCTGTGACACTAGTGAGTGGATTTCTTGCGGTTATATCAGTTAACGTAGTCATAGCATTTTACATATACTTGGCGATGAGGGAACCTGCCGAAAAACACGAGCCAGATCCCAAATTTCTCGCTGAGGCCAAGGCTAGTATGAAGCAGCCAACAACTGATGCTCCGCAATCTTCTGACTCTCAGAAGAAAGAACAGTAG